In Streptomyces sclerotialus, one genomic interval encodes:
- a CDS encoding APC family permease, protein MTEPAPALRRTLSLKGVVAFGLAYMAPLIVLGTFGVVAAETHGAVPTAYLLALVAMIFTAHSYGKMAARHPVAGSAYTYVRRAVDSRAGFLVGWATLLDYFFLPMVIWLIGAAYLKAEFPGVPSWVWILAFIAVTTTLNICGIRTAERANDLLMAFQVLVIGFFAVLSLLHVFHQGGTGALFSTTPFVNDATTLSSVSAGAAVAAYSFLGFDAVTTLTEEAVDPQRTIPRAILLTALIGGGIFVALAYTTQLVHPGAAFDDPDSAAFEIARTIAGDLFASVFLAGLVVAQFASGIAAQASASRLLYAMGRDGVLPRRLFGYLHPRLRTPALNIALTGLIGLIALRLSVTTSTSFINFGAFTAFTLVNISVIATYLRERHAGTRLDPVTYLVFPAVGAAVDLWLLSRLDGKALTLGLVWLALGVCYLAYLTRLFRVPPPELDFTEEPATAERPAA, encoded by the coding sequence GTGACCGAGCCGGCCCCCGCGCTCCGCCGGACCCTGTCCCTGAAGGGCGTCGTCGCCTTCGGCCTCGCCTACATGGCCCCGCTGATCGTGCTCGGCACCTTCGGCGTCGTCGCCGCGGAGACCCACGGCGCCGTCCCCACCGCGTACCTGCTCGCCCTGGTCGCGATGATCTTCACCGCGCACAGTTACGGCAAGATGGCCGCACGCCATCCCGTCGCCGGCTCCGCCTACACGTACGTACGGCGCGCCGTCGACTCCCGTGCCGGGTTCCTCGTCGGCTGGGCGACCCTGCTGGACTACTTCTTCCTGCCCATGGTCATCTGGCTGATCGGCGCCGCCTACCTCAAGGCCGAGTTCCCCGGCGTCCCGTCCTGGGTGTGGATCCTCGCCTTCATCGCCGTCACCACCACGCTGAACATCTGCGGCATCCGCACCGCCGAGCGCGCCAACGACCTCCTCATGGCCTTCCAGGTCCTGGTCATCGGCTTCTTCGCCGTCCTGTCCCTGCTGCACGTCTTCCACCAGGGCGGTACCGGCGCGCTGTTCAGCACCACCCCGTTCGTCAACGACGCGACCACCCTGTCCAGCGTCTCCGCGGGTGCGGCCGTCGCCGCGTACTCCTTCCTCGGGTTCGACGCCGTCACCACCCTCACCGAGGAGGCCGTCGACCCGCAGCGGACCATTCCGCGCGCCATCCTCCTCACCGCCCTCATCGGCGGCGGGATCTTCGTCGCCCTCGCCTACACCACCCAGCTCGTCCACCCCGGCGCGGCCTTCGACGACCCCGACTCGGCGGCCTTCGAGATCGCGCGGACCATCGCGGGCGACCTCTTCGCCTCGGTCTTCCTCGCCGGCCTGGTCGTCGCCCAGTTCGCCTCCGGCATCGCCGCCCAGGCCAGCGCCTCCCGCCTGCTGTACGCCATGGGCCGCGACGGGGTGCTCCCCCGCCGCCTCTTCGGCTATCTGCACCCCCGGCTCCGTACGCCCGCCCTCAACATCGCCCTCACCGGACTGATCGGCCTGATCGCCCTGCGGCTCAGCGTCACCACCTCGACCTCCTTCATCAACTTCGGTGCGTTCACCGCCTTCACGCTGGTCAACATCAGCGTCATCGCGACGTACCTGCGCGAACGGCACGCCGGGACCCGGCTCGACCCGGTCACCTACCTGGTCTTCCCCGCCGTCGGTGCCGCGGTCGACCTCTGGCTCCTCAGCCGCCTGGACGGCAAGGCCCTCACCCTCGGCCTGGTCTGGCTGGCCCTCGGCGTCTGCTACCTGGCCTACCTCACCCGGCTGTTCCGCGTCCCGCCGCCGGAGCTGGACTTCACGGAGGAACCGGCCACGGCGGAGCGGCCGGCCGCCTGA